The Accipiter gentilis chromosome Z, bAccGen1.1, whole genome shotgun sequence DNA window TATGACTTGTTATTTAAAGAAGCAAACCCTCAGTGGATAACTCCTTAACAGCCTTGGAAAGATGGActtcccatttgttttcattatttcaaagtgTGGGATATATTCAAGCATTTTGTATTTAGAAAGAACCTGGATATGTTCAGAAGTATACTAGAAGCTGAAAgttcaattatatttttttttttctcatcctcttAAAGGTGGCCTTGGAGGTTTGGCAGGTCTGAGTAGCCTGGGCTTAAATACATCAAACTTTTCAGAGTTGCAAAGTCAGATGCAACGGCAACTTATGTCCAACCCAGAAATGATGGTTCAGATAATGGAAAATCCATTTGTTCAGAGCATGCTTTCAAATCCTGACCTGATGAGGCAGTTAATTATGGCTAACCCTCAAATGCAGCAACTGATACAGAGAAATCCAGAAATCAGTCACATGCTGAATAATCCAGATATAATGAGACAGGTATGTAGAAGGATCTCTCTGAGTTCATGACCTTTCATTATACTGTAATTGTGAAGAACAGAGCAGGAATTGGACATACTTAGTTGAGTGCTTAAACATTCTTGAAGTATTTAGGCTTGTTAGAAAATCCATAAAGGTCTCTGTAGGCAACTGATGTTTGTAATTCTAGTTGTTAATGTCCGAAATAGACTGATAATTCAGAAAATCTGCAGCACAGTTTTGAAAGACATTGAAGACTCTGTAATCATGTCTTCTGAGGTTAGAGTTGGATGACCTGTGTATACTTGAAATCTTCTGTTGTGTAGCCAACAATGAGTTTACCAAAAGTAGTAATTCTCCAAAATACTACATATTTTCACTTGTTCTAACTGTGTACTTCTGAGCGCTTTTAAAATTAGATGGTATGCAAGATATGCTGTGTGGCAGAAGGTATCAAAAACCAAatagatgcttttgaaaatgtaggTATTTAAAGTTCATATCACAGGCTGCCTGCTGTAACGATGTTAGAAATGGTAGGAGTATAATGtgttgaaaagatgaaaaaagaaaaggatagtTCATCcaagatttttcttctatttagcCAGTGCTTCCTGGTCCAACCAGCATAGTGACAGTTGTGGTAGAATGCTGGCTGAATATTGAATTCAGTTGAGCTGACATCTTGATTTGGctttaataataatttcaaactggGTTAGACAGTGGTAACTGAGATATTGCCAAACGCTGGCGTTTTCACTTTAGAATGGATTTCTTATTAATACAGATTAAACGTTCCACTTCCCTAGACACTAGAACTTGCTAGAAACCCTGCAATGATGCAGGAAATGATGCGAAACCAAGACCGCGCCTTAAGCAACCTTGAAAGTATACCAGGTGGATACAATGCTTTGCGACGTATGTACACAGATATTCAGGAGCCAATGTTGAATGCCGCACAGGAACAGGTGAGAGAAGATTGCAATTGCCactgaaagtaaatatttttaaaaaataacaacatgtTAAGTAATGTAAATTTCCAAATGCTACTTGACAAAACATTTCTTGAAGCTTGAAGTCAATATGAGGCCTCTTACTCTTGAGAGGAAAGATCTTTAAAAATTCTGTGCTTTTCTAGGCTTGGAAGAAATACAGATACTGCTTTGTGTGTTTGAGAAGCTATTTTAAAGTTAATGAATTTCTGTATTACTTAAATTTGAATTCCTTTAATTCTTTGCCTTAAAATTCTGAGGTCCAGGAAAATTTTTTTAAGGGTGTGTTTAGTAACTTGGAACCtaacatgagaagaaaaaaaggctttgaagtTGGAAACCAGTATGCAAGATACAATCTTACGTGATCAAAATACCAGTGTAGTAGCAACActgctttcaaaaagaaatgcGATTTACGTTTTTGAAGGTGCTAGTATCTCTCAGTGCTGGAGTCTTTTCAGAATATTTACAATGAATTACTGTAGAATGGTGAGTATAACTGACCAAAAGCCATCAATATTTATGTGTAATTTTTGAAAGGTAACTTTCTATTTATAGCAGATGTAAAAATGGTTGGCTTTAGTAGATGAtacatgtttgttttccttctgctgtagTTTGGAGGTAACCCATTTGCTTCTTTAGTAAGCAATGCATCAACAGGAGGGGACAGTCAGCCATCTCGTACAGAAAATAGAGATCCTCTGCCAAATCCCTGGGCTCCTCAGTCGAGCTCTCAGACTTCCACAACAAGTACCAGCACCAGTGGAGAGAGCGGTGGCAGTAGTAATGCTGGAAATAGCACCTCTGGCAGTACGGGACAGAGCTCAACTGTACCAAATTTGGGACCTGCACTAGGAGGTGTGTTTGTTATTGCAGTTGCATATATTTGCAAATAATTGGGAATTTGCTGAAATGATTCTTTCATTAGAGAGTTTTTGATTCAGAGTTTATTGCTATTTACTTTTGTAGAACATTTGACTAGTATCAAAGTCCTCGGTacaaaaacaaacatgaaaagtaAACTAGAAGCGATGACAGTACTTGTGTGTTGCCTTAAAATAACAAAGGTAGGGAATCTCTAGATGAATGATGGTATTTTTCCTGTCTGGAGGCAAATGTGAAAACAGCTAATGATGTAGATACTTAGTGGGACTGCTTGTTGGATACAGCCCCTGTATTAACTTCTAGGGTAGATGCATTGGTGTAAGCAGAACCACACTGAGGTGTATTTGAGGGACTAAAACTCTTAGAAACCAAGTGGTTATGTCCTCATTTTAGGTAGTCTAATTCACCTGATGATAGTCAGGATGTGTAGTAAAGtggccttttacttttttttttaagctggtatGTTCAACACACCAGGAATGCAGAGCTTATTACAGCAAATAACAGAAAACCCACAACTTATGCAGAATATGTTGTCTGCACCCTATATGAGAAGCATGATGCAGTCATTAAGCCAGAATCCTGATCTTGCAGTACAGGTAAATGCATTTGGTGTAGTAATGTATTGTGtgtattgaaataaaaagaagaaaaaaaaaagagttgaatcTATGATACAGTTAGATTTTCACTTGTGCAAGCATCTCAACAATTGTCTGTAGTGAATGGCCCAGTTTCTAATGTTAATCCCTAACTCACTGAAATTACTACCTACTTACATTTAACAATTTGTTGCAATGAGCTTCTTCAATTTGTAGTTGGACACCATGCCAGGCATGCTTCCAAAATAACTTGTAAGTTTGTGTATGTTTTGTACAGCCCTAAACTTGTGACCCAGCATAAGAACCAGTTAGACAAAACAAATGCTTTGGTTGTAAAGTAAGGTAAATCTACTAGTAAATAAATACCCTCACTAGCTTCGCAGAAGCGAAGGGAGGAGAGCTGGTGCTGTATCTAGGCGTTATTCTGGTTTTAACTTCTCTTTTGTGACCTGTGCTCACTGTAGAAGTGCAGATGCTGTTTTATGAATGGTATTGTAGAATTGCTTTCAAAactaaacaagcaaacaaacaaaacaaaaaaaaaaacccaaaacaaaaaaccaacgaaacaaaaaaagcgcccccccccccccgcctccccccccgaGTGTTCAGGTTGGTGCTTCATAACAAGTTTTGGCCAAAGGAGAAGTAGATGATGAGTATTCTGTGAGGTTATTTTCATGGACTATTACTGTGTAAGTAGTTGTCTTAAAACTCCCTGTGTTTTTTATTGCTTCATCTTTGAAGTTAAATATTTGTGTCCCATAGATGATGTTGAATAATCCTTTATTTGCTGGAAACCCCCAACTTCAGGAACAAATGAGACAACAGCTTCCAACTTTCCTTCAGCAGGTAAGATGAGATACTAGCTGTTAATAAATATCTGCAAGTCAATGAGCAATATTTTCAATAAACTGGTGTGTCTCTTTGATTTGGCTAAAAGCTAGATTCTGTAATACGTCTCATTAGCTTCAGACACCAAGTTAGATTGTTCCTTGATAATAAATTCTTGCTTAATGTCTCCATCCCTTTCAAAAGTTAAACCTGTCTTTTAGTGGATAATTTTGTCTGTAGCTAGCACAACTGCTTAGATTAGCTCTTGCTTCTTTGCTTAAAAGGAATAATTGTTCTTACTGCCCACCAGCTAGAGAACACCTGTTTGTGACATGGtttgttttgcaaattaaaaagaTCAGTACTTTTCCCACTACTAGAACAACATTCCACTGTTTTTCTTGTACCTCTTCAAACCTGCCTTAAGTATTTGGGGAAGAGATCTTACAGCATGCCTTGAAAGACCCAAGTCATCAGCTAATTCAGAAGTGGGTTCTGAAGTTTTTTGCCAGTAAAGATTGCCTTACCACCATGTTCCCCTCCTAACAACactgtgtttgcagcccagataTCTGCTTGGTATTAGCTGCCACAGTCTGTAGTAGTACTGTGTTCCTAAATAGGAGCAAGTACAGTTTTTTTAGGAATTGAAAACTTAATTCAGTGCATGAGTTCCATCATTAGGCAGTCCTTGCAAATCAGGGTAAATGTGCATTGGCAAGGTCTGATTGCACACAGGCGGTTTTATGAGTAAAGTAATTAACACATACATGAATTACAGTAGCAAGTTCAGTGTTCAGAAGAAACTGTTTAAATTTTTTCAACCACATGAATAGCTGTAGTATTTCATAATGTCGCTGCTTTGTGATGACCCAGTAGTATTTGAGGAGCTAGTACCACATGTATGTTTTGAAATTTGTGAATAAACGGTAATTAATGAAGGCACAGTAGGAatcatttctgtttcctttgggTATCTCCTTCTGTCAGTATCACCTTGTGTGATAAACATCTGCACAGCTAGTTCTCTGTTTTATTCACTATGTTAGGTCAGAAGATCAGCAGCCTTAGCAGGTGAAGTAAAGTGGAGAAATATCTGGATATTCTCACAATGTTGACAATCTTGCAACTTGTACTTCCTTGCTTACCTACTGGCATTTATGTTATGGGATTGGGTGACAGAAACCATGGAATATTCCTCTGCATAATGGAAGGCATCTTTTGCAACAAAGGGCAATTGCCCAGCAGAACTAGGAAAGAATTGCTGCTACTTAACAGCTGGAGTTAATAACATTAATAGAGACAAGATCTAGGTCACCTAAATGCTCTGAGAACTGTTGGGCCACTGTTTCTGTAATACAGCTCCAAATATCAGGCAGTAAGTcatgatttaaatattttcttaaagtaCTTGCAGCAGCTTTCATTGGAGAACCTGAAGTGTTTTCCTCTTTCAAATTCGTGTAAACTttgccagtgtcctggttttggctgggatagagttaattttctttctattagctggtatggtgttatgtcttggattcagtatgagaagaatgttgataacacactgatgttttcagttgttgccaagtaatgcttatactaagtcaaagattttttcatgcccagccatcaGGAAGACTGGAGGGGCgcaagatgttgggaggggatacagccagggcagctgacccaaactggccaaaggggtattccatactatgtgatgtcatgcctaatatctaaactggggggagttggcctttgggggggatcgctgctcaggaactaactgggcattcatcagcgagtggtgagcaattgcattgtgcatcactttttttgtatgttccaatccttttattagtattgtcatttcattattgttattattaccattattagtttcttcctttctgttctattaaactgttcttatctcaaggcacaagttttacctttttccttccgattctctcccccatcccactgtgaggggggaagtgaatgagcccctgtgtggtgcttagttgctggctggggttaaaccacgacacccagcTATATATTTAGTTGTTCTCTGCCTTTTAGCTATCTTGAATATATATTTGCTTGCTAGTATGTTTTGCAGTGTATTCGTAGTTCTCTAGGCTTTGAGGGCACTACAGATATAAAGACATTCACAAATAGTCATGATCAATTGCTGTGGTCTAAACTTagctaggaaaaagaaattgtataacTTTTTCTTAGATATCTGTTGGTTAAGTTTCATTGTGTTAGCATTGTTGTTTACCAGTTGTATGATATAAGAGACTAATTCTACAATGATGTTGGACTCCTATGGTTTTGAAAGATGATGAAGTCTGATAGAAGAGgttctgaaaaatacttttccttgTGTACTTCCCATTTGAAAGGCTTTGCCCACATTTAGAGTTCATTGATCACCTCCTATGAAAGttttctcaaagaagaaaaaatacctgaAGGATTTCATGTAACTATTCAAACACAAAGTTGAAAAACAAGTTCTGAAATTATGTTGGATTCTATAAAACATCTAGTGATAAATATTAACTTTGAACATCTGCATATGACTAAgagtttctctccttttcttagaTGCAGAATCCTGACACATTATCAGCTATGTCAAACCCTAGAGCAATGCAGGCTTTGCTACAGATTCAGCAGGGTTTGCAGACACTAGCAACAGAAGCGCCAGGACTTATACCAGGGTAAGAATTGGTCTTACAGATTTAGACAAGAACTTTTCTCTTGTGTTATGTTGTTCATTCTTTTTACATGTAGAGACTTACCCTGTTTTTATTAAAgactcctcctcctgccttttttAGTTTAACTAAACTTGGTTTAGAATCTGTCACATTTTTGCCAGCTGTACACAGCTAAACAGTGATGACTCTGGTCTTTGTCTTAGTACTTTACTTAAATCGTCATCCCCTCTTTGACAGGATTTTTACTCAGTAATTAAATAAGTGAGAAGAGACAAGCTAGTATTTATTAAAGTcgtgtatttctttttctgtcatttgtgcAGATTTAATCCTGGTTTAGGTGGATTGGGAAGCACTGGAGCACCTACAGGGTCCAGTGTACCTAGTTCTGTTCCCAGTGAAAATACAAGTCCAGCATCAGGAACTGCTGAAGCCAGTCACCAGCAGTTTGTCCAGCAAATGTTGCAAGCACTTGCTGGTGCAAATGCTCAGGTAAAGTACATCATTATATTCTAGACTTTtttaattcttactttttttttttttttttttcattgtaaaccACTAGAAAGGAAGCTGATAGTTGAGGGGAGAGCTCCCTGGATACTTGGGGTCAAAGGATAGCAGAGAAGGCGTAAAAGTGGTGTTGCAGCTGTGCAAGTAAATGCTAGAAAAGCACCAAATTTGAGTAAAAGTGTCCTCTGAACAGTTGATTATTATACACTCATCTTCATACCCTTGAATTTGTGAAATGCTTGGAAAGATTGTGGCAGATTGAGGTGGTAAGGTTCACTGGCAAATGAAGGGAGGGCTCATGCGAAGAAAAAGCTTAAGCATACTGTACACCATTACCTCTGTGCTTTTTGTCTGTACTGGTGGCTGTTGCTCTCTAGCTGTAACTAAGCCTCTGTCCCACAGTTTGAAATAGCCACATTGTGGTTATTTGGAGCCTGAATCTGTTGTATGGCTTCAGTGACATCCTGCAAGTCCAGACAGCAGTGCGTTTTGTTAACATACTGAGTGGGACTAGGGGTCTCCAGAGAGCTCCAGAAGTCAAGCAAAGGTAGCAGCTTTGCCAGTGATTGTAGGGTGGTGAGCAAGACTGGCTTTAAAGGAGACATGCTGTTAACTCTGAAGAGTGCTGTATGAACCAGCACCCTTACACTGTGGTACATACACAGTGTAATGGCAGACTGCTGGTGGAGGGGGCAGtcctactttttctttctctgttgccaCAGGGTGAGTTAGGTCAGCTTGCTGATCTGACAGACTTTACTCTTGTTATCTAACCACGAGAAAGCGTTGGTCAGTGCCACTGTAGGAAACCATATTCTCATACGTTTTCACTTATGCTGCCAAATATTATGCTACTGAGTTGACTTTCTGTTTAGTTTTGCTTGGGGGAAGCAGGTTGGGGTAGTTCTTATATTTCAGGTTACATCTTTACATAGTATTGGCTTGGAACCATATGCAGGTTTTAAATACTGGTAGTAATTTCTTGATGTATGAAACTGTTGAAttagaataaaaggaaaattagcaGTAGCTGCACAAGTTTTGTGTTGGTATCTAAATGAACTCATAGTTTTCAAAAATTGGCTTTTCAGTATTACTCCTGCATATTTACCTATAATTGTTCTGATTCAAAAATGCCTCTGAACTGAAGATCATACCACTGAAATCATGCAGAGTTTTGCAACGAGTTTGTGTGAGCAGGACCATCCTGTAAAGCACAGCTGTCAAGTTTGCCATAGACTGAAGCTTTCTAACAATTAGAATTTTGGTAATTTTAGTCAACATTTAGGAGCATTAAAAAAGAGGTGATGTttatgtcaaggaaaaaaaagcctgtgacGTTCACCATTGCCAACAGTGACATCATCATAATTCTTGCTGTTCCACTTTACTAGGTTGAACTctgtttcatttgaaaaacaataCCTATATCCATATCTTTACGAAACTGTTCATGGGACATAAATTTACCCAATTTAATTTTAATCCTTCTTTTTTACCAAACAGCTTTTCCTGTAGTTCAAGAATGCAATGTAAGTGTAGGTACTCTTAAAATTTGAAGCTTCTctgacttgttaaaaaaaaattaaattgtgaaTTGAATGTATGTCATAGTATAATTTTAGGATCTTGAAAAAGATATAGTCAGAAATTGGTAAAGACAGAGAGTGGTGCAGAACCAACTATGTTTAAATCTTGCACTTTGCTAAATGTATGTTACACTTTTATAGCTTGAGATTTTGTTCTTAGCAGTTACAAAATCCAGAAGTTCGATTTCAGCAACAACTGGAGCAGCTGAGTGCAATGGGCTTTCTGAACCGTGAAGCAAACTTACAAGCTCTAATAGCAACAGGAGGAGACATCAATGCAGCTATTGAAAGGCTGCTTGGCTCTCAGCCTTCATAGCAGTGTTTCTTTAacttgaaaaaatgtaatttatttttgatAACAGCtcttaaatctttaaaatatttgctttatttcattcTGACTCTTGGGATTGTCTTGTTATAACTAAAATTGGTCTGATGCATTTTAAGGTGGAGTGCAGTAGTTTTCTTCAAACAGTCGGAATCAATGCATTTGCACTCTGTTGCATGCATCACACTTCTTTTTGTTCTGcattatttgtgatttttttggaCACAATATCAGCTTTCACAGTTGGGTGAACAGGTTTTGTCTGACCTACAACTGTCCAATTTATTTACTACTTAAACATTAGCCTTCAGTAGTAATTTATGTAGAAtacaaattaaaaaggaaacaaattaattAAAGCTACAATTTGTGGGTACCAATATTGCTTATTGTGATTTtggcatggtttttttttttttgctagcaaaaTGCTGAAAGGTTTATACCACTTGAATAATCTAccattttttgctttaatttgtaTAAAATATAAACACAATATATACAATGGAGACAGATCATTTCTAGAGAATTACACATTGCAATAGAATGAGATTATAAGTAACgcaaaaaagccaggaaaaaaaaaaaagtcgtaaGACTTCTTTTTGACATAGGGTCTTCCAGCATCTTTGGTAACCATCTCAGCAAAAATGCTTAAGCAAGTTCAGTTAAAATATACTAGGATGACACTGTTCTGGTTATCTCTTTTCATCTAACTGTACAGAAACTTGCATTGTAACATTGTCTCAATATTCACAAAGATTAACTGTAAATTACCTTTATCATTGTGCAAATTAAAGGAGCACTGCCTTGTGCTCTGGAACTGCTTCTAAGGCTTTTTGGCTTGTTCCATTGAGATTATAACTTGTGTTCTGATTTTTAATTGGAAACATTACTTTCATTCATGGTCATGtgatattttaattacttttaaccACCATGTAAAAAATACTGTATATCTTTTAAGTTTTTATTGGTAGTTACTTGTGCAAAGgtaataaatgaattaaaaaatctttAAGCATCTTGTCTCAATGTGTTTGTGGTTGATGATTACCTAGAATTCAAGATGACTGACCAGCTTAAGAGTTGGCATTTGAGTGTAAGCTCTGGGAATATTCACCAACTCTGGGCTAAGACTAGTAAAAAGCTCTTGGAGTATGAGGTGGAGGGAAGAGAGTAAGAGACATATGATGTCGAAGACTGCTAGCTTGGATAAAGTGGAGGTAGCAGAATAAAAGATGCTACTGTGTGTGTTACTGAATGCATCTGCTTTTTATTGGTCTTCTGTGCCAGTGTAGTTGTGAACATGCTTACTGAATTCCTGTATTGCTTTTAAACACTTGATCTgaacactttttcttttgatgGTACAAGTATAAATTCAGTTTGCTCTAAAAATCATTGCTTGCAAATGGTTTGAAGTCACCCATCTTAACTCAAAGTTAATCAGTTTAATGAAGCAAAATTACAATGCGATATAAAGGAAGAAGTTGAGCACACTTCAGCATATAGtcaaattttaaaaacttttggcAAAGCCATATATATGGTTTTGTTAGCAGTAACTGCACTGTACTCTTATCACAGAAGAGAAGTTTCACTGAGTGTCCAGTAATCTTGTCTCTTACTTTGCCAGTAAGTAAATTGATCGAATACTGCTGATGCACGGTACTGGGAAAAGTTCAAGAAAATCTCTTGGTTGGCAGCCTCTGCCTTTGGATCAAAGTCTCACAGATGAAGCAGCACAGAgtattaaataaacagaaataaattaaaataaaatctatcagTAAGATGAATTTAATATAATCAAAGCCTTTTAAAATACTTACATTTGGATGCAAAactattattacttttatttcctAGCCGGTGATCAGACCCATCATCATACCTTCACGGTGACTTCTCTTGGTTGTGTCGCTTTCATTGCACTGAGTACAAGGCTGTGATAGGGAAGTAAAAGATAACAAGTGACTACATGGgatgttgctttaaaaaagtaAGACCCCCTCATTATGCAGAAGGCAGGCCCTTTTAAGAATACAATCTGTAGCATCCAAAAAGGGTGAGGTGGGGaagggaataaaataatttttaccaaGCTTTACCGAGACACTAAACCAATGAATTTAACTACCATGAACACTTTCTTGAGACAACATTCAGTTCACCTATGTAAGTATTTCAGATGCACATTACAGACTAAGAGGCATTACATTTGAAGTCAAATTTTATTGCAATTCAACAAGAGATGAAGTTTGCCCTAAATTCTACAATGAGCATTGCACAAAGTTTCCTTCTTGAAGTACAATCGATATTTATCAGTAACTATTGTCAGCTGCTAACTTTACTTGTAAGTAGTGGTAAAACACTAAGCCATTTTTTGCATAGGAGGAATTCTAGTTTTGTCAGAAAACACAGTAAGTAGAACAAGGTTTACAGGTAGGGTAGACTTTATTACATCTTTATCAGTTAAAGAAAGATCACATTTGTTGGTTTAATAGCATGTTATGATGTTCTTGTTTACACTTCTTCCAATACTTGTTGCCCTTTTCTTGCTCCTCTTTGAAATTGTCTCTTCAGAAGTATTGTCTACCTCTTCTTTCAGAAGTAGTCTTATAGTTTGAGTGCTTTGATAACTTGTATTTGGAATCTGCTGCTTGCATTTTGGTCCAAAAAAAGAGTATGTGTGCCTGAAGCTTGTCTCTTTATTTTCCTACTTTCTTTTCTCATACATTGGACAAAATGATCTGATAGGATCATCTACAAAACTGCCTTGCCTGATCATCAAACTACTGCTAGAGAAAGTAATGGCTGCAAAAAGAAGACAGCTGAAAGCTATGGTAGTGTGAACTGACAGGTGCCATTTAAAAGATGTAAAATGCGTACATTCAGATCAAACACTGTTATTACACTCCTATAGGGAATGTGACATCAAGATGGCTAGTTTTGTGAAGGATGTGGTCTGTCTGGTTCTCTTCTTGGTTCTGTGCCTGCATGATGAAATAACCACCACAATTTAGAGCTGGGTCAGCAGGCAGCTGGGTCTGTTCTTTTGTCTGTATAGATAACCTGTTCAGTTTAAGAAGACTCTACCCTTCCTGTGTTTAATGTATGAATGGATGCTGCTATTGGGatctaacatttcatttttattttctcaacatAGCATTGCAAAAAGCTTATGCTTTAGTAGGTACAATATTTACACAGCATGTTACAACCTGTGCTTAGCACAAATTCTTGAGGAGGTATAGTGCTTGTGCTTGtggcagagacagaaaaagcaatttcTAACTCCAGACATTTCCTCCTTAGTTTTTGCTGCCTTTGCTAAAGAAAACTTGCATCCAAATAACCTGAACTAAATATAAATAACCTGCCCAACTAACCTGAATACAGCATCCCTAACATAGTGttaagttcattaaaaaaaaaaaaaaagtaagtaaatgaAATGTAGGATTGTGCTTGGGCAGGTAAATGACACTTCTGTACAGATATTATTCTGTGATCTTTTCATTCCACTGTACACATGCACAGCCTCATTAAAATCAGAGAGCGGTTCTATGTGGTTAGCATTTGGCTAACTATTGTCTTAATCTTTTAATTTGTGATGCACAGGATGTAAGCAAACAGAAGTAATGCTTTATTTGCATCTTTCAGAATAGCAGGTAACGCTACTTAACTGATTTAAGTTGACAACAACCTTCTATGCAATATCTGGAACAGCCTCAAATTGTGGAGCTGGGGTCCACAGACAGT harbors:
- the UBQLN1 gene encoding ubiquilin-1 isoform X1, with protein sequence MSESAEGPAGGRSPPDSPTRGSAAEPRIIKVTVKTPKEKEEFAVSETSSIRQFKEEISKRFKSHTDQLVLIFAGKILKDQDTLTQHGIHDGLTVHLVIKTQNRSQDHPTQQANTTGSTATTSTSSSSTSTPASTNSNPFGLGGLGGLAGLSSLGLNTSNFSELQSQMQRQLMSNPEMMVQIMENPFVQSMLSNPDLMRQLIMANPQMQQLIQRNPEISHMLNNPDIMRQTLELARNPAMMQEMMRNQDRALSNLESIPGGYNALRRMYTDIQEPMLNAAQEQFGGNPFASLVSNASTGGDSQPSRTENRDPLPNPWAPQSSSQTSTTSTSTSGESGGSSNAGNSTSGSTGQSSTVPNLGPALGAGMFNTPGMQSLLQQITENPQLMQNMLSAPYMRSMMQSLSQNPDLAVQMMLNNPLFAGNPQLQEQMRQQLPTFLQQMQNPDTLSAMSNPRAMQALLQIQQGLQTLATEAPGLIPGFNPGLGGLGSTGAPTGSSVPSSVPSENTSPASGTAEASHQQFVQQMLQALAGANAQQLQNPEVRFQQQLEQLSAMGFLNREANLQALIATGGDINAAIERLLGSQPS
- the UBQLN1 gene encoding ubiquilin-1 isoform X2 codes for the protein MSESAEGPAGGRSPPDSPTRGSAAEPRIIKVTVKTPKEKEEFAVSETSSIRQFKEEISKRFKSHTDQLVLIFAGKILKDQDTLTQHGIHDGLTVHLVIKTQNRSQDHPTQQANTTGSTATTSTSSSSTSTPASTNSNPFGLGGLGGLAGLSSLGLNTSNFSELQSQMQRQLMSNPEMMVQIMENPFVQSMLSNPDLMRQLIMANPQMQQLIQRNPEISHMLNNPDIMRQTLELARNPAMMQEMMRNQDRALSNLESIPGGYNALRRMYTDIQEPMLNAAQEQFGGNPFASLVSNASTGGDSQPSRTENRDPLPNPWAPQSSSQTSTTSTSTSGESGGSSNAGNSTSGSTGQSSTVPNLGPALGAGMFNTPGMQSLLQQITENPQLMQNMLSAPYMRSMMQSLSQNPDLAVQMMLNNPLFAGNPQLQEQMRQQLPTFLQQMQNPDTLSAMSNPRAMQALLQIQQGLQTLATEAPGLIPGFNPGLGGLGSTGAPTGSSVPSSVPSENTSPASGTAEASHQQFVQQMLQALAGANAQLQNPEVRFQQQLEQLSAMGFLNREANLQALIATGGDINAAIERLLGSQPS